One region of Clostridia bacterium genomic DNA includes:
- a CDS encoding EamA family transporter: protein MIIYLLGMSLLNSIYSVTIKAIQKNYIKNNLHSVFFNLILSSFQVLLLLILPPYYNYQYSKQTIVFGMLFGILFLVGYLFLIIAFSKGPLSLTNLISNLNMIVPIVLGMFVWGETISLKQFFGIVLIIFSIILISNTSYREQDVKKKIDYRWLIIAICSSLFTGLAITTSKHHAVIRPNNPKEFLIIYNLSTAAITAVISSYYKFNKKKDYSFKGKFFLYTFLAAAILVVSNNLYMSVVAKIESVLFFPIIKAGNIIFVLLASNIFFKEKLGKSALLGIGIGVLSIFLLSI from the coding sequence ATGATAATATATCTATTGGGAATGTCATTGCTGAATTCAATTTATTCAGTGACCATTAAAGCAATACAAAAAAATTATATCAAGAACAATTTACATAGTGTTTTTTTTAATTTGATACTTTCTTCTTTTCAAGTATTGCTGTTGCTTATTTTACCCCCATATTATAACTATCAATACAGCAAACAAACTATTGTTTTTGGCATGTTATTCGGTATTCTTTTTCTTGTAGGTTACTTGTTTTTAATAATTGCGTTTTCTAAAGGACCTCTATCTTTGACTAACCTGATTTCTAATTTAAATATGATAGTCCCGATAGTATTGGGGATGTTCGTATGGGGAGAGACTATAAGTCTTAAACAGTTTTTTGGGATAGTTTTGATAATATTTTCAATAATTCTTATAAGCAATACTTCATATAGAGAGCAGGATGTAAAGAAGAAGATAGATTACAGGTGGCTTATTATAGCTATTTGTTCTTCCCTTTTTACTGGCTTGGCTATTACTACTTCCAAACATCATGCGGTAATCAGACCTAACAATCCAAAAGAGTTTTTGATTATATACAATCTATCTACTGCTGCAATTACCGCTGTAATCAGTTCATACTATAAGTTCAATAAAAAAAAGGATTATTCATTTAAAGGTAAATTTTTTCTTTATACATTTCTAGCTGCGGCAATATTAGTTGTGTCCAACAACTTGTATATGAGTGTTGTGGCCAAAATAGAATCAGTCCTCTTTTTTCCTATAATAAAGGCAGGGAATATCATATTTGTTTTATTGGCATCTAATATATTTTTTAAAGAAAAACTTGGGAAATCGGCTCTATTGGGCATAGGGATAGGTGTATTATCGATTTTCTTATTAAGTATATAA
- a CDS encoding SDR family NAD(P)-dependent oxidoreductase, giving the protein MATKNQPDKADVIKKDRKVLLLTGGANGLGRATCREYAKAGYNVAFTDVLVEEGKKIEEELNKSGVDAKFYKADATDFKRAKEVVEDVLKTFGRIDVLVNNVGGGREKVIYRITEEQWDRVIELTLKSTFNYTRAVVDYFIGQQRGSIVNISSINGLRGREGQPAYSAAKMGVVGFTKCIAKELGRFNISVNAVAPGYIETDAQIENTPELVRKLCREESAIKRLADPEDIAYLVAFLGSEKASLITGEVVKIDSGAYI; this is encoded by the coding sequence ATGGCTACTAAAAATCAACCTGATAAAGCAGATGTCATAAAAAAAGACAGAAAAGTCCTTCTGCTTACCGGAGGTGCCAATGGTCTAGGGAGAGCTACTTGTAGGGAATATGCAAAAGCGGGATATAATGTTGCTTTTACAGATGTGTTGGTGGAGGAAGGTAAAAAAATAGAAGAGGAATTGAACAAGTCAGGGGTGGATGCTAAATTTTATAAAGCTGATGCCACCGATTTTAAAAGGGCTAAGGAAGTAGTGGAAGATGTGTTAAAAACCTTTGGTAGAATAGATGTTCTGGTGAATAATGTGGGAGGGGGAAGAGAAAAAGTAATATATAGGATCACTGAAGAACAATGGGACAGAGTAATAGAATTGACGCTAAAGAGTACATTTAATTATACGCGTGCGGTGGTGGATTATTTTATAGGCCAACAGAGAGGTTCGATAGTAAACATAAGTTCTATAAATGGACTGAGAGGAAGAGAAGGACAACCAGCATATAGTGCGGCCAAGATGGGTGTAGTCGGTTTTACAAAGTGTATAGCTAAAGAGCTGGGGAGATTTAATATAAGTGTAAATGCAGTTGCACCTGGCTATATAGAGACAGATGCACAAATAGAGAATACACCTGAGCTGGTACGTAAATTATGTAGGGAAGAAAGTGCCATAAAGCGTCTTGCAGACCCAGAGGACATCGCTTATCTGGTAGCTTTTTTAGGTTCGGAAAAAGCCAGTCTTATAACTGGTGAAGTAGTAAAAATAGATAGCGGAGCATATATTTAA